CATTAATGACCGGGGGGGGTCTGTGGGACCCCAAATTTGCccctcctttcatttttaaccccttccttgCTGGAGCCAAACCCCGAGGACCCCCAAAATAAGGGGAGACAAAGGGGGGGCTCAAGGCTTCCAGGAGTCTCTAAGGATCCCCACGAGTCTGGGGGGGCTCTAACGAATCCAGGGGGGTCTCTGGGCCCCCCAattttcccctcccctcatttttaaccccttccttgCAGGAGCCGAACCCCGAGGACCCCCTGAACAAGGAGGCGGCTGAGGTCCTGCAGAGCAACCGGCGCCTCTTCGAGCAGAACGTGCAGCGCTCGCTGCGGGGGGGCTACGTGGGGGCCACTTACTTCGAGCGGTGCCTCAAGtgaccccccccgcccccccctaTTTAttgtccccccacccccgggACTGAGGGGGCCCCTTTGACCCCCTTTGGGGGCCTCTTTTCACCCCCCTTttcttgcccccccccccccttcttttcttgccccccccccccccccttctcctgctgctgctgcccccccccccccattccccccccccccccacgaTTAAAGGGCGACGGCGACCAGTAAGGGTGTGGCtgtggactgggagggactgggagggactggggggggggagggggggaactgggggcactgggaggagtgggaggggggaactgggggcactgggaggagtgggaggggtgaactgggggcactgggagggactggggggggggagggggggaactgggggcactgggaggagtgggaggggggaactggggggactgggagggactggagggtgggagggggtgaactgggagggactgggagggactggagggtgggagggggtgaactgggagggactggggtggaGTTGGGGGGAGGGGCTGTGAACTGGGGAGATGGGTGAACTGGTGGGGGGGGTGAATTGTGAGGGACTGGGcggactgggagggggtgaaCTGGTTAAACTGGGATGGGCGGCTCGAGTTACACTGGGGCAGGAGTTACTGGTTAAACTGGGAGGGGGAGGAGCTGTGCCTAGCTCCTCCTCCCAGGGCTCCCAGTATGCCCAGTTCCAGTGTGTCCACTGCTCCCAGTCTCCTGCCCCACGGCTCCCAGTATGCCCAGTATCGGCTCCCCCCTCACCTCCCAGTTGCCCCAGTCTCTCATGTCCAAACgctcccagtctgtcccagtttCCCCACAGCTCTACCAGTGcttcccagtaccccccagtatGTTCTCTGGCTCCAGTTCCTTgtcccagtttcccccagtacagcccagttGGTCCATGTGTGGTGGTTCcaccctcccagttccctccagtATCCCAATTCCCTCCCAGTATGCTCTCATATCCTTCCCAGTATATCCCAGTCTAGCCCACTATCCCCCAGTACCCGCAGTTGTACCCCCAACACACTGCCAGGGTGTtccctcccagtctgtcccagtcctcccagtctCCCCTGGCCCTCAGGGGCCGCGTGTCCCAGTTACCCCCCACCTCCAgtcctcccagtctgtcccagtccgtcccagtctgtcccagtccaGCAAAATGTGTCCCAGTCctcccattcccctctccccgccAGGGGCCGCTCTAGTGTAGGCAGCGACTCTCTGGCCGCATCTCGATGGTATCCGCCGCTCTGGCCACTTACTCTCTATGGTTCTCCCCTCCCCGCCGTTGAGCTTCGTGCCGGCAGCCACACCCCCTGTCTCGTCACGTGACCGAAACCCACGTGACCGAAACCCACGTGAGCGCAGGAGGTTTGCGGAAGTGACTGGGAGAGGCGGAACGATCGcggtgaggaagggaggggggaggcgGAAAACGGGGGTCCCGGGGTGGAATTTAAGGGACCGAAACGGGGGGGGGAAGACAGAGGAGGGGTAAAGGGACCGTTACCGGGGCGGGGGAAGAGTCGGAGGGACCGAAACGGGCGCGGGAGAGATAGAGGGGGAGACAGAGAGACCGGTATCTGGGTGATTCGACCATAGAGAGACCGCTCCCGGTCCTCTAGGAGGGCTAGAGGGGCCTCCCGAGGCGGGGAACCATAAAGCGATGGCGCCTCCGTGGGCGGGAGCGGCCCCTGAGACCATAGAGAGCGGCCAGAGCTGGGCAGAAGGCCATGAGGGGGGGCGCGGGGGCGCTCTAGGCACGCACCATAGAGTTGGGAGGACTTGGGGGCGGGCAGGGCTGTTGCCATGGGGAAGGGGGTAATTAAACCCAGGGGGGTAATTAAACCCAGGGGTGTAATTAAAGCTCCGAAGGGGGTGTTAATGCATGAGGGGGCAATGAAAGCCCCCGGGGGGGTAATTAATACCCGGGGGGGGTAATTAGTGCCCTAGGAGGGGGGTAATTAATGCCCACTGGGGGGTAATTAGTGCCCTGGGGGTAAATTAATGCCCCCCGGGGTGGGTAATTAGTGCCCGGGGGGGGGGAATTaaagcctcctcttcctccctgtccctCATGGCCACGACTTCGTGTCCCCCTTTCCATGTTCCCCCACGTCCCCATCTCCACATCCCACCACATCCGCGTCTCCTCGACGTCACCGTGAACCCCATGTCCGTCTTCCTCCGTGTCCCTCATGTCCCACCATGTTCTCGTGTCCCACCGTGTCCTCATATCTTCATCCCCATGTCCTCATCTCCATGTTCCTCCATGTCCTCGTGTCCCTCATGTCCATGTCCTCGTGTCCCACCATGTTCTCACGTCCCACCATGTCCGtgtctcctccatctccacatcCCACCatgtccttttcttctccatctccacatcccaccatctccctttctccaccatctccctttctcctccatctccacgtccaccatctccctttctccaccatctccacgTCCACCATATCCctttctccaccatctccctttctcctccatctccacatcCCACCatgtccttttcttctccatctccacgTCCCACCACGTCCCTTTCTCCTCCATATCCctttctccaccatctccctttctcctccatctccacatcccaccatctccctttctccaccatctccctttctccaccatctccctttctcctccatctccacatcccaccatctccctttctccaccatctccctttctcctccatctccacgtcccaccacctccccttctcctccatctccacgtccaccatctccctttctcctccatctccacgtccaccatctccctttctcctccatctccacgtccaccatctccctttctccaccatctccctttctcctccatctccacgtccaccatctccctttctcctccatctccacgtCCACCACgtccctttctcctccatctccacgtccaccatctccctttctcctccatctccacgtCCACCACgtccctttctcctccatctccacatccaccatctccctttctcctccatctccacgtccaccatctccctttctcctccatctccctttctcctccatctccacgtCCCACCACCCCCCCGTGTTCCCCACGTCCCTCCCCTCCCATCTGTGCCCCACCCGTGTCCCCAATGTCCACGTCCACCTCTCCGCAGGCGCCGCTGCCACCATGGACCTGCTCTTCGGGCGCCGGAAGACGCCGGAGGAGCTTCTGCGGCAAAACCAACGGGCGTTGACCCGCGCCATGAGGGAACTCGATCGCGAGAGGCAGAAGCTGGAGGCGCAGGAGAAGAAGATCATCGTGGACATCAAGAAGATGGCCAAGCAAGGCCAGATGGTGAGGAGATGCCACCACGTGGGATCTGGGGGGGATGTGAAGGAGACCGTGATGGTCCCTGAGGGACGCAGaaccatccccggaggtgtcCTGGGTCTCCCGGGGACCTCTTGGCTCTCAGTGTCCCACTTTGGCCTTCAGGACGCGGTGAAGATCATGGCGAAGGACCTGGTGCGGACGCGTCGCTACGTGAAGAAGTTCATCACCATGAGGGCCAACGTCCAGGCCGTGTCCCTCAAGATCCAGACCCTCAAATCCAACAACTCCATGGCCCAAGCCATGAAGGGTGTCACCAAGGCCATGGCCACCATGAACCGGCAGGTGGGTGGCCCAGGGATGTTCTCGAGCTGCCCCGAGGTGGCCACGGGGATGTTCTTGAGAAGGTGACCACCAGAAAGGACCTGAGGTGGCCACGTAGCCGCATCCGGCACGTGGGGACACCCCCGTGTTCCTGTGTCCCCGACAGCTGAAGCTGCCCCAGATCCAGAAGATCATGATGGAATTTGAGAAGCAGGCGGAGATCATGGACATGAAGGAGGAGCTGATGAACGACGCCATCGACGACGCCATGGGGGACGAGGACGACGAGGAGGAGAGGTCGGGGGTGGAGGAGAATGGGAGAGGGGACGTGGAGAACGtcggggatggggacacggaggggacaCGCGGgaatggggacatggaggacatggagaatGGAGACGTGGAGGACGtggtggggacatggggaatggggacatggaggggacgTGGAGAATGGGGACGTGGGAGAACATCGAAGGTGGGGACGTGGAgaatggggacatggaggacgTGGTGGGGACGTGGAGAATGGGGACACAGAGGACATGAGAGGTGGGGACATGGAgaatggggacatggaggacatgggaggtggggatgtgGTGGGGGACGTGGAAAATGGGGACACGGAGGAATGGGAggtggggacatggaggggacaaGGAAGAATGGGAACATGGAGGACATGAGAGGTTGGACCAtggtggggacatggggattGGGGCCATGGAGGACATGGGAGTTGGGGACAtggtggggacatggggacatcatggAGGACATGGGAGGTGGGGACGTGGTGGGGACGTGGGGAATGGGGACGTGGGAGAACATCGAAGGTGGGGACGTGGAGAGTGAGAACATGGGAGGTGGGGACGTGGAGAATGGGGACATGGGAGAACATGGAAGGTGGGGACATGGAGAGTGAGAACATGGGAGGTGGGGACATGGTGGGGACATGGAcaatggggacatggaggacatgggaggtggggacatggaggggacgTGGGAAATGGGGACGTGGGAGAACATGGGAGGTGGGGACGTGGAgaatggggacatgggaggtggggacatggaggggatgtggggaatGGGGACGTGGGAGAACATCGAAGGTGGGGACGTGGAGAATGGGGACATGGAGAGTGAGAACATGGGAGGTGGGGACATAGTGGGGACATGGGAGGGGGCGCCGTGGAGGGGCCGTGGCTGAGGTGCCGCTGTCCCCCAGTGACGCCGTTGTGTCCCAAGTGCTCGACGAGCTGGGGCTGAACCTGACCGACGAGCTGGCCAgtgagggggactggggggaactggggcaactggggggactggggggaactggggaacCCAAAGGGGCaactgggggcaactgggggggaactggggggaactggggggcaactgggaggaactggggggcaactggggggaactggggggaactggggggcaactggggggcaactgggggaCTCAAAGGGGCAACTGGGGGACTCAAAGGGGCaactggggggcaactggggggaactggggggcatttgggggacCCAAAGGGGCATTTTGGGCTCGGGGGGGGGTTAGGGACCCAAAAGAGCATTTAAGTCCTAAAGGGGCATTTTGGGGACCCAAAGAGTCATTTTAGGTGCTggggggggcatttgggggacCCAAAGGGGCATTTAAGTTCTAAAGAGGCTTTTTGGGGACCCaaaggggcattttgggggcactgggggggcatTTGAGGGACCCAAAGGGGCATTTGGGGCAttgggggggcatttgggggacccaaaggggcattttgggggcgctgggggggggCGTTTTGGGTCCCAAAGGGGCATTTTGGGGACCCAAAGGGGCATTTTGGGCGCTGGGGGGACATTTAGTGACCCAGAGGGGTATTTTGGGGACCCAAAGGGGCATTTTGTGGACCCAAAGGGGCATTTTGGGCGCTGGGGGGGACATTTAGTGACCCAgaggggtattttggggtccccctcactgtccccttgtccccagcgCTGCCCCCCCCGGGGGGGTCGCTGGCGGCGGGCGAGAGCCGCTCCCCCGAAGCTGCCGCCGCGCTCGCCGACGCCGACGCCGACCTGGAGGAACGGCTGAAGAACCTGCGGAGGGACTGAGGGACCCCCGGAGGGACCCCCAGGGGGACCCCCGGAGTGACACTGCTGACCCAAGGGTGACCTTGGGGACCCCAAGAGTAAACCTAAGTGACCGCGGAGACCCCAAGAGCGACCATGGAGACCCTGGAGTGACCATGGTGACCCCAAGAGTGACCACAGGGACCCCAAGGGTGACTGTGGAGACCCCAAGAGTGACCATGGAGACCCCAAAAGTGACCACAGGGACACCAAGAGTGACTGTGGAGACCCCAAGAGTGACCATGGTGACCTCTCTAACCCTTGTGGTGACCCTGGAGTGACCATGGAGACCCCAAGAGTGACCGTGAGACCCCAAGAGTGACCACAGGGACCCCAAGAGTGACCATGGAAACCCCAAGAGTGACCGTGGAGACCCCAAGAGTGACCACAGGGACACCAAGAGTGACCATGGTGACCCAAAGAGTGACCATGGAGACCCCAAAAGTGACTGTGGAGACCCCAAGAGTGACCGTGGAGACCCCAAGAGTGACCACAGGGACCCCAAGGGTGACCACAGGGACCCCAAGAGTGACCTTAGTGACCTCTCTAACCCCTGTGGTGACCCTGGAGTGACCTTGGTGACCCCAAGAGTGACCATGGAGACCCTGGAGTGACTGTGGAGACCCCAAGAGTGACCACAGGGACCCCAAGGGTGACCGTGGAGACCCCAAGAGTGACCACAGGGACCCCAAGAGTGACCTTGGTGACCTCTCTAACCCCTGTGGTGACCCTGGAGTGACCCTGGAGTGACCGTGGTGACCCCAAGAGTGACCGTGGTGACCCCAAGAGTGACCTTGGTGACCACAGGGACCCCAAGTGTGACCGTGGAGACCCCAAGAGTGACCTTGGTGACCTCTCTAACCCCTGTGGTGACCCTGGAGTGACCCTGGTGACCCCAAGAGTGACCGTGGAGACCCCAAAAGTGACCATGGGGACCCCAAGAGTGACCTTGGTGACCTCTCTAACCCCTGTGGTGACCCTGGAGTGACCATCAGGACCCCAAAAGTGACTGTGGTGACCCCAAGAGTGACCATGGAGACCCCAAGAGTGACCCCAGCTGTGCCCTTGGTGACCCCCGTGGTGACCCTGGAGTgaccttggggacccccccccttTGGGGcatttgccccccccccaggactATTTACCCCCCTTATCTGGGTTATTGCCCCCCCCTCGGACTATTTGCCCCCCCGTAGGTTATTTGCCCCCCATTGGGGCATTTATTTGCCCCCTTTGGGGGtatttgccccccccccccccagcaatAAACTCGGCCCTTTGTTACCCACTGCCTCCCCCGTCTGCTCTGTGGGCGCCCAGTatggaactgggagcactgggagaggggggggggaatgggttCCTTCCCAGTTTGGAGCCCCCGGATactgggaaagggggggggggggggcaaaaccCACAGAAACCCCTGAGTTTGGGGGTGAAAGCTGTGAAACCGGGGCCAAAAGTTGGGGGGAACTCCgaatttggggtgaaaaatgccTAAAATTGGGGGGAAATCGGAAAAATGTGGAGGAAAATCCTCATAATTGGGGGGGAAATCCCTCAAATTGGGGTAAAATCCTCAAATTTGGGGGAAAGATCTCAGAATTTGGGGGGGAATCTCTCAAATTTGGGTAAAATCCTCAAATTTGGGGGGAAGAGCTCAGAATTTGGGGGGGAATCTCTCAAATTTGGGTAAAATCCTCAAATTTGGGGGAAAGATCTCAGAATTTGGGGGGAATCTCTCAAATTTGGGTAAAATCCTCAAATTTTGGGGGAAGAGCTCagaatttggggggaaaacaaaatttgGGGCGGAAAATGCCAACATTtcggggggaaaaaagccaaatcGGGGGAAATTCCaaaattttggggaaaaacgctgaatttgggggaaaaaaccccaaaattttgggggaaaatgcaaaatttggggggaaaatCACCAAATTtaggggggaaccccaaaaatggagaggaaagcCATGAAATTTGGGAGGAAAATCCGCAGAATTTGGGGGAACGCCAAAATTCGGGAGGAAAATCCCAAAATTTGGAGGAAAATGCCCCAAATTGGGTGGAACCCCCAAAATTCGTGGGGAAACCCCCCCTAAAATTTGAGGAACCCCCCaacattttggggaaaaactCCAAAAAATTTCATGGGAACCCTAAAATTTAGTGGGAAAACCCCTAAATTTCGTGGGAAAACCTAAAATTGGTGGGAAAAGCCCCAAAATGGAGTGAAAATCCCCAAATTCAGGGGCGAATCCTCAAAATTTCGGGGGAAACCACAAAAATAGGGGAGAAAATCCACGGATTGCGCCGCTGTGGGGGTTTGGGCTCCAATTTTTCCGTCCGGGAACCGCGGGGGCGGCGCCGATTGGCTCCGATTCCCGGAAAATATCACTTCTTTACAAccgctttttttttcccctttgaaatagtgaaaaaatagaatttctgagttttttttggTCTCAAAATCCTCACTTCCGAAAGCatttttggggagaaaaagcgCCAATTTCGGGGCGCGGCGCCTCTTAAAGGGCATTTTTGGGGTGGAATcgctctttttttccccccaagcgCCGAATTTCTGCCAAAACTCAGGAAAATGGCAAAATTCCCAAAAAATGAGTGCCGCCTCCgggtattttttcccctctttttgcctttatttaccttttttt
Above is a genomic segment from Cuculus canorus isolate bCucCan1 chromosome 33, bCucCan1.pri, whole genome shotgun sequence containing:
- the CHMP2A gene encoding charged multivesicular body protein 2a → MDLLFGRRKTPEELLRQNQRALTRAMRELDRERQKLEAQEKKIIVDIKKMAKQGQMDAVKIMAKDLVRTRRYVKKFITMRANVQAVSLKIQTLKSNNSMAQAMKGVTKAMATMNRQLKLPQIQKIMMEFEKQAEIMDMKEELMNDAIDDAMGDEDDEEESDAVVSQVLDELGLNLTDELATLPPPGGSLAAGESRSPEAAAALADADADLEERLKNLRRD